A region of Candidatus Diapherotrites archaeon DNA encodes the following proteins:
- a CDS encoding ribonuclease H-like domain-containing protein, giving the protein MDYIIVDTETIPCDKEQYLGVENDSERKKLLNPIDSKVAAIGLKHGAKTTILMDESEKSMLEAFWQEISAFKKLHRNFKIVGFNLKNFDLPFLVTRSFVNNVAIEPFTLKETIDLREKLSAYKYGNVRGTLKEFAAFLGFHDYEMDGSMVAEEFWAGNHAKIKTYLEHDLIVTEKIYLRAKELKITEIDRW; this is encoded by the coding sequence ATGGACTACATAATCGTGGACACTGAAACAATTCCCTGCGACAAGGAACAGTATTTGGGCGTTGAAAACGACTCCGAGCGCAAAAAACTGTTGAACCCCATCGACTCCAAGGTTGCCGCAATCGGCCTGAAGCACGGCGCCAAGACAACCATTCTCATGGATGAAAGCGAAAAAAGCATGCTTGAAGCGTTCTGGCAGGAAATCAGCGCTTTTAAAAAACTGCATCGCAACTTCAAAATAGTGGGCTTCAACCTCAAAAACTTCGATTTGCCGTTTCTCGTCACAAGAAGCTTTGTCAACAACGTTGCAATCGAACCCTTCACCTTGAAGGAAACAATCGACTTGCGCGAAAAGCTTTCAGCCTACAAATACGGCAACGTGCGCGGAACACTCAAAGAATTCGCGGCCTTTCTCGGCTTCCACGACTACGAAATGGACGGAAGCATGGTCGCAGAAGAATTCTGGGCCGGAAACCACGCCAAAATCAAAACATACTTGGAACACGACCTAATTGTGACAGAAAAAATCTATTTGCGCGCAAAAGAGCTGAAGATAACCGAGATAGACAGATGGTGA
- a CDS encoding type II toxin-antitoxin system RelE/ParE family toxin — MILLPYSLEVLEHVERAFEKAAKRDPEQEKAIKKKLRQILENPYNFKPLKKPMHGLRRVHAHGPFVLIYSIDENRKTVIVEDYDHHDSIYKK, encoded by the coding sequence ATGATTTTATTGCCATACAGCCTTGAAGTCCTTGAACACGTTGAAAGGGCATTTGAAAAAGCCGCGAAACGCGACCCGGAACAGGAAAAGGCAATCAAGAAAAAGCTTAGGCAAATACTCGAAAACCCATACAATTTCAAGCCGCTGAAAAAGCCAATGCACGGCCTGAGAAGAGTTCATGCCCATGGCCCGTTCGTTTTAATCTACTCAATCGACGAAAACCGGAAAACAGTCATAGTGGAAGACTACGACCATCACGACAGCATCTACAAAAAATAA
- a CDS encoding DUF2683 family protein, with protein sequence MPTAIVKLDDRANRVINIVKAKYGLNDKSEAINKLAEEYDKEVLEPELRPDFVERMKKAKKEKAVRVENIDEYFENLRKR encoded by the coding sequence ATGCCTACCGCCATTGTAAAGCTTGACGACCGAGCCAACCGCGTAATCAACATTGTCAAGGCAAAGTATGGCCTGAACGACAAGAGCGAGGCAATCAACAAGCTGGCCGAAGAATACGACAAAGAAGTGCTTGAGCCAGAACTCAGGCCGGACTTCGTCGAAAGGATGAAAAAGGCAAAAAAAGAAAAAGCCGTGCGGGTTGAAAACATTGACGAATACTTTGAAAACCTGCGCAAAAGATGA
- a CDS encoding type II toxin-antitoxin system HicB family antitoxin, whose protein sequence is MFKLTAVVEKEDDFFVAHCIELGVVSQGKTVEKALANLKEATELYVKHAEPEELAFCQNNTL, encoded by the coding sequence ATGTTCAAGCTGACCGCGGTTGTTGAAAAGGAAGACGACTTTTTCGTGGCGCACTGCATAGAATTGGGCGTCGTAAGCCAGGGCAAAACCGTTGAAAAGGCCTTGGCAAACCTCAAAGAGGCAACAGAACTGTACGTGAAGCACGCCGAACCGGAAGAACTGGCATTTTGCCAAAACAATACGCTTTAA
- a CDS encoding addiction module toxin RelE: MKAEIPVLAKRDKKLAEMLNKKVREIIASDEYAIEHYKNLRHGLSEYKRVHIGKHFVLLFKVFKKENFILFDKFAHHDHAYK, encoded by the coding sequence CTGAAAGCCGAAATCCCGGTCCTGGCGAAAAGGGACAAAAAACTCGCTGAAATGCTCAACAAAAAAGTCAGGGAAATAATCGCCTCAGACGAATATGCAATAGAACACTACAAAAACCTCAGGCACGGCCTGAGCGAATACAAGCGCGTCCACATAGGAAAGCACTTTGTCCTGCTGTTCAAAGTCTTCAAAAAAGAAAACTTCATACTCTTCGACAAATTCGCGCACCACGACCACGCATACAAGTGA
- a CDS encoding DUF2683 family protein, producing the protein MGKTVTMNMRSSDYSNRVLGVIKEKYGLKDKGQALSKFAEMFGDEFVEREPKEEFVKEVIESCERHIKKYGFRSMTAKELDRLFRGD; encoded by the coding sequence ATGGGAAAAACGGTTACCATGAACATGCGGTCAAGCGATTATTCAAACAGGGTTTTGGGCGTGATAAAGGAAAAATACGGCCTCAAGGACAAGGGCCAGGCGCTCAGCAAGTTTGCCGAAATGTTCGGCGACGAATTCGTGGAAAGGGAGCCGAAAGAGGAGTTCGTCAAGGAAGTCATAGAATCATGCGAAAGGCACATCAAAAAATACGGTTTCAGGTCAATGACCGCCAAGGAACTTGACAGGCTATTCAGGGGCGATTAA
- a CDS encoding putative toxin-antitoxin system toxin component, PIN family, which produces MRVVFDTNVLVSASFWDGPSKMATEFATHGEIISITSVEILNEYEGILKRDFRQSPERAKEGAKWVRRFSLVVFPTKPIDAVKADPEDNKIIEAAVEGNADFIVSGDRHLLKFEKFGNIQIIAPRKLIEMLEQ; this is translated from the coding sequence ATGAGGGTAGTTTTTGACACAAACGTCCTCGTGTCCGCTTCCTTCTGGGACGGCCCATCCAAAATGGCAACCGAATTTGCAACACACGGAGAAATAATTTCAATTACATCCGTTGAAATTCTGAACGAATATGAGGGGATACTGAAAAGGGATTTCAGGCAAAGCCCGGAAAGGGCGAAAGAGGGCGCAAAGTGGGTGCGCCGGTTTTCACTGGTTGTTTTTCCCACAAAACCGATTGACGCGGTAAAAGCCGACCCCGAAGACAACAAAATAATCGAGGCCGCCGTGGAAGGAAACGCCGATTTCATCGTTTCCGGCGACCGGCACCTCCTCAAATTCGAAAAATTCGGGAACATACAAATAATCGCGCCAAGAAAGCTGATTGAAATGCTCGAACAATAA
- a CDS encoding AbrB/MazE/SpoVT family DNA-binding domain-containing protein: MAEVEMTKMSSRGQIVIPQSLRNEMRLSEGEAFAIARSGDSLILKRIKKPSREEIIAGWRKFNAEGQKIVKKLGIKEKDVDKIIHYARGRKQ, encoded by the coding sequence TTGGCAGAAGTCGAAATGACCAAAATGAGTTCGCGCGGGCAGATAGTCATTCCCCAAAGTTTAAGGAATGAGATGCGCCTTTCCGAAGGCGAAGCCTTTGCCATAGCGAGAAGCGGCGATTCCCTTATCCTGAAGCGCATAAAAAAGCCTTCAAGGGAGGAAATCATTGCCGGCTGGCGCAAATTTAATGCGGAAGGCCAAAAGATCGTGAAAAAGCTCGGCATAAAGGAAAAGGACGTCGACAAAATAATCCATTATGCCAGAGGGCGGAAGCAATGA
- a CDS encoding VOC family protein, which yields MNPVIHFEMPAEDRKRMAEFYAKAFGWKTEMLGEDMGNYVLAMTTDSDKNGPKKPGAINGGFFPKNSSPQKYPSVVISVDNLDEHIKTVEKAGGKVLGEPMDIPNVGRFVSFTDTEGNTAGMMQMHRK from the coding sequence ATGAATCCCGTCATACATTTTGAAATGCCGGCAGAGGACAGGAAGCGCATGGCGGAATTTTACGCCAAAGCATTCGGCTGGAAAACCGAAATGCTGGGCGAGGACATGGGAAACTATGTCCTGGCAATGACAACCGATTCAGACAAGAACGGTCCCAAGAAACCGGGCGCAATCAACGGCGGCTTTTTCCCGAAAAACTCAAGCCCGCAAAAATACCCGTCGGTTGTCATAAGCGTTGACAACCTCGACGAGCACATCAAAACAGTCGAAAAGGCCGGCGGAAAAGTTTTGGGCGAGCCGATGGACATTCCAAACGTCGGAAGATTCGTGTCTTTTACGGACACAGAAGGCAACACTGCAGGCATGATGCAGATGCACAGGAAATGA
- a CDS encoding glyoxalase/bleomycin resistance/extradiol dioxygenase family protein encodes MPRQSFINIPVKNVGRTKEFFTKLGFSFRPEFSDENATCIVIGDNIFAMLLAEKFFKGFIPGREICDSAKSKEALLGIAVEKRGEVDKIVENAIKAGGKEFGMAQDHGWMYGRNFEDLDGHIWEIFHMDEGEMPEEMKKRKN; translated from the coding sequence ATGCCAAGGCAGAGTTTCATCAACATTCCGGTCAAAAACGTCGGCAGAACGAAGGAATTTTTCACAAAACTCGGCTTTTCATTCAGGCCCGAGTTTTCCGACGAAAACGCAACATGCATAGTGATAGGCGACAACATTTTTGCCATGCTTTTGGCCGAAAAATTCTTCAAGGGCTTCATTCCGGGCAGAGAAATCTGCGACTCCGCAAAAAGCAAGGAAGCGCTCCTCGGCATTGCCGTGGAAAAGCGCGGGGAAGTCGACAAAATCGTGGAAAATGCAATCAAAGCAGGCGGAAAGGAATTCGGCATGGCGCAAGACCACGGCTGGATGTACGGCAGGAACTTCGAGGACCTGGACGGCCACATATGGGAAATCTTTCACATGGACGAAGGCGAAATGCCGGAAGAAATGAAAAAACGGAAAAATTGA
- a CDS encoding DUF2207 domain-containing protein, giving the protein MDRRFALFVLALLLLCVPLVSAKSYYLPKAEVFMSVHDDASIDVQENITFSFSGPFSFAYRDIPKGQWQVSGVSVSENGSPVDFSFFDNGSDERIRWNFSAQDEQRTFTLKYRLERAVTAYDDVAEIYWKVWSAGWGVPLNELYGWIELPKAPENPKDVYLWGHPEINGKLGLVEGNKILFQAFGIPSGQFVEVRAAFPRSVLSSTRFAVVKSGNGLQKIIDDEKDFVYTPQAAVPNLVGGLFSFSAIALLILFFWGLAVFFSQRSLARAVFGVVALVVVLFAVLLVLVAVLLNLLNGLLALALIAAPILLFVVIWHFFGREPKIDYNAIYEREVPYDYSPAVVSVLMKQWPFAPRLDQMVGEILHLCLLKRLKLEEIKKPGLFSKGEYKIHILRGSDEDLPASEIMVMGLIRGAAEGKFEGIIFRQFKKDDSPDEVLLSEIESYLLNNRVFAMVFAQGWPNAVKKEFDAMGFSSKFNGIWRYIAGSLVLLAITYFIMPVLLILVAIELFSLVVVFPGALPNRSREGALHYAKWKNLQGFLNDFSNLKEVPPTAIALWDQYLVYSIPLGVAKNVQKAMDYAFKDYSGSYNSSIFIGSAAGFSASGFGASIGSFSSAFASAASTSGSGGFGGGGGGGGGGGGGGAG; this is encoded by the coding sequence ATGGACAGGCGTTTCGCGCTTTTTGTTTTGGCTTTGCTTTTGCTCTGCGTTCCGCTGGTTTCAGCCAAATCCTATTACCTGCCGAAAGCGGAAGTTTTCATGTCGGTGCATGACGACGCTTCCATTGACGTGCAGGAAAACATAACTTTTTCGTTTTCTGGGCCATTTTCCTTTGCGTATCGGGACATTCCGAAAGGCCAATGGCAGGTCAGCGGAGTTTCGGTTTCGGAGAACGGCAGTCCCGTTGATTTCAGCTTTTTTGACAACGGTTCTGACGAGCGGATCAGGTGGAATTTTTCCGCGCAGGACGAGCAGCGCACTTTCACTTTGAAGTACCGGCTTGAACGCGCGGTAACGGCATACGACGATGTTGCTGAAATTTACTGGAAAGTCTGGAGCGCGGGCTGGGGCGTTCCGTTGAATGAATTGTACGGCTGGATTGAACTGCCGAAGGCGCCGGAAAACCCGAAAGACGTGTATTTGTGGGGCCACCCGGAAATCAACGGAAAGCTCGGCTTGGTTGAAGGCAACAAAATCCTGTTCCAGGCTTTCGGGATTCCAAGCGGCCAGTTTGTCGAAGTGCGCGCGGCTTTTCCAAGAAGCGTTTTGTCTTCAACGCGGTTTGCGGTTGTGAAAAGCGGGAACGGCCTGCAGAAGATAATCGATGATGAAAAGGATTTTGTTTACACGCCACAGGCCGCGGTTCCAAATCTGGTTGGCGGGCTTTTTTCGTTTTCTGCCATTGCGCTTTTGATTCTGTTTTTTTGGGGCTTGGCGGTGTTTTTTTCGCAGAGGTCTTTGGCAAGGGCAGTTTTTGGTGTTGTCGCCCTTGTTGTAGTTCTTTTTGCGGTTCTTCTCGTGCTGGTTGCGGTTTTGCTTAACCTTCTGAACGGCTTGCTTGCCCTTGCGCTCATTGCCGCGCCCATCCTGCTGTTTGTGGTTATCTGGCATTTTTTTGGCAGGGAACCGAAAATTGATTACAATGCAATTTACGAGCGCGAAGTGCCGTACGATTACAGTCCCGCGGTTGTAAGCGTTTTGATGAAGCAGTGGCCTTTTGCGCCCAGGCTGGACCAGATGGTCGGGGAAATCCTGCACTTGTGCCTGTTGAAAAGGCTCAAATTGGAGGAAATAAAAAAGCCGGGCCTGTTTTCGAAAGGCGAGTATAAAATCCACATTCTAAGAGGTTCGGATGAGGACCTGCCTGCAAGTGAGATAATGGTTATGGGTTTGATTCGCGGCGCCGCCGAGGGGAAGTTCGAGGGCATAATTTTCAGGCAGTTCAAGAAAGACGATTCGCCTGACGAGGTTTTGTTGTCCGAGATTGAATCCTATCTGCTCAATAACCGCGTGTTTGCAATGGTGTTTGCGCAGGGCTGGCCGAACGCTGTGAAAAAGGAATTCGACGCAATGGGATTTTCCTCGAAGTTTAACGGCATCTGGCGTTATATCGCCGGCTCGCTTGTTTTGCTTGCAATAACTTATTTCATTATGCCAGTGCTGCTGATTTTGGTGGCAATAGAATTGTTTTCGTTGGTGGTGGTTTTTCCGGGCGCTTTGCCGAACCGCAGCAGGGAAGGCGCATTGCATTACGCGAAATGGAAGAATCTGCAGGGCTTTTTGAATGATTTCAGCAATTTGAAAGAAGTGCCGCCGACAGCCATTGCATTGTGGGACCAGTACTTGGTCTATTCCATTCCGCTTGGCGTGGCGAAGAATGTGCAGAAGGCAATGGATTACGCGTTCAAGGATTATTCCGGCAGTTACAATTCAAGCATTTTCATCGGTTCGGCTGCCGGCTTTTCGGCTTCGGGTTTCGGCGCGTCAATCGGCTCGTTTTCCTCTGCCTTTGCGTCCGCTGCTTCGACTTCCGGTTCGGGCGGTTTCGGCGGTGGCGGCGGAGGGGGCGGCGGTGGCGGTGGCGGCGGGGCAGGGTAA
- a CDS encoding argininosuccinate synthase produces MAGNKKVVLAYSGGLDTSVIVKWLADKGYDVIAVTVDLGQNDDLNLKGKALASGAKKFYLVDAKEEFVKEGVFQCLKAEAKYEGRYLLGTSIARPFIMKKLVEIAKKENTNILAHGATGKGNDQCRFELTAYALMPNAEIIAPWRIKEFRDLIPGRKEAIDFAKKHSIPVDASPKKPWSTDPNVAHRSHEAGLLEDPAFEHSSEMYQMTKAMESAPDKPAFVSVGFEDGIPVSVNGKKLKPVELLETLNKIGGENGVGVVDMVENRFVGMKSRGVYEAPGATILYAGHRDLEGITMDRGLMHLRDSLIPRYSELVYFGFWCSRELQALNAFVDASQKGVSGEVKLKLFKGSCIPVGRKSPYSLYDESIATMEAGGSYNQDDATGFLKIQGLPLKIQSKVNEKLGIKFFGQETK; encoded by the coding sequence ATGGCTGGAAACAAAAAGGTTGTCCTGGCGTACTCCGGCGGCCTGGACACGAGCGTTATCGTGAAATGGCTTGCCGACAAGGGCTATGACGTCATAGCAGTGACCGTCGACCTTGGGCAGAACGACGATTTGAACCTGAAGGGAAAGGCTCTGGCGAGCGGGGCGAAAAAATTCTATCTCGTTGACGCAAAAGAAGAATTCGTGAAGGAAGGCGTTTTCCAGTGCCTGAAAGCGGAGGCGAAATATGAGGGACGTTACCTTCTTGGCACAAGCATTGCCCGCCCTTTCATCATGAAAAAGCTTGTTGAAATCGCCAAAAAGGAAAATACGAACATTCTGGCTCACGGCGCAACCGGAAAAGGCAACGACCAGTGCAGGTTCGAACTCACGGCCTATGCGCTCATGCCGAATGCGGAAATAATCGCGCCCTGGCGCATAAAGGAATTCCGCGATTTGATTCCGGGGCGCAAGGAAGCAATCGATTTTGCGAAAAAGCACTCGATTCCTGTGGATGCGTCACCGAAAAAGCCGTGGAGCACGGACCCGAACGTTGCGCACCGCTCGCATGAAGCCGGCTTGCTGGAAGACCCGGCTTTTGAGCATTCAAGCGAAATGTATCAGATGACAAAGGCGATGGAAAGCGCGCCTGACAAGCCGGCGTTTGTCAGCGTCGGTTTCGAGGACGGCATTCCAGTTTCGGTTAACGGCAAGAAATTGAAGCCAGTCGAACTGCTTGAAACCCTGAACAAAATCGGCGGAGAGAATGGCGTCGGCGTTGTCGACATGGTCGAGAACCGTTTCGTGGGAATGAAAAGCCGGGGCGTCTACGAGGCGCCGGGCGCAACGATTTTGTACGCCGGCCACCGCGACCTTGAAGGAATTACAATGGACCGCGGCCTGATGCATTTGCGCGACTCGCTCATTCCGCGCTACTCCGAACTGGTTTATTTCGGCTTCTGGTGCTCGCGCGAACTGCAGGCATTGAATGCGTTTGTGGACGCGTCGCAGAAAGGCGTTTCCGGTGAAGTGAAACTGAAACTCTTCAAGGGCAGCTGCATTCCGGTTGGCCGCAAAAGCCCGTACAGCCTGTATGACGAAAGCATTGCGACAATGGAAGCCGGCGGCTCTTACAATCAGGATGACGCCACGGGTTTCCTGAAAATCCAGGGCCTGCCATTGAAAATCCAGTCGAAGGTCAATGAAAAGCTTGGCATAAAATTTTTCGGGCAGGAAACGAAATGA
- the argH gene encoding argininosuccinate lyase, with amino-acid sequence MKLWDKGGKGVDPQIGAFTVGNDYIIDKKLAKFDAIASIVHAKMLVKAGFLSSSEAKKLEGALKEIIALAEEGKFEILQEDEDCHTAIEKFLTKKLGETGKKIHACRSRNDQVMAALRLYSKSECAEIAKSLEKLIAALKEFGKKNNDVKMPGYTHLQKAMPSSVSLWAGAFAGALQDDLALLEFSQKLVDQNPLGSAAGYGVPVAIDRKLSTKLLGFSKLQENALYCANSRGKFEAIVLSACVQVSLDLNKLATDLQLFSMPEFGYFELPEELCTGSSIMPQKKNPDVLELVRAKSHVVQGELFKVLGIVSNLPSGYNRDFQLTKEPFFNGLETTKASLQVMALAVSKLKVDKWKCENALTAELFATENALKKAKAGMPFREAYKEAAKELLEGKGKAKGE; translated from the coding sequence ATGAAACTGTGGGACAAGGGCGGAAAAGGCGTTGACCCGCAAATTGGGGCGTTCACTGTCGGCAACGATTACATCATTGACAAGAAGCTTGCCAAATTTGATGCCATTGCGAGCATTGTGCACGCTAAAATGCTTGTGAAGGCGGGCTTCCTTTCTTCGTCAGAGGCGAAAAAGCTCGAGGGCGCGCTGAAGGAAATCATTGCGCTTGCTGAGGAAGGTAAATTCGAGATTTTGCAGGAGGATGAGGACTGCCACACCGCGATTGAAAAGTTTTTGACGAAAAAGCTTGGCGAAACCGGCAAGAAGATTCACGCGTGCCGGTCGCGCAATGACCAGGTCATGGCGGCACTGCGCCTTTACTCGAAAAGCGAATGCGCGGAGATTGCGAAATCTTTGGAGAAGCTGATTGCGGCATTGAAGGAATTCGGCAAAAAAAACAACGACGTGAAAATGCCCGGTTACACGCATCTGCAGAAGGCAATGCCTTCATCGGTTTCGTTGTGGGCCGGCGCGTTTGCCGGTGCCTTGCAGGATGACCTTGCATTGCTGGAATTCTCGCAAAAGCTGGTTGACCAGAATCCTTTGGGGAGCGCTGCCGGTTACGGCGTTCCCGTTGCGATTGACCGCAAGCTGTCGACAAAACTGCTGGGCTTTTCCAAACTGCAGGAAAACGCATTGTATTGCGCGAATTCGCGCGGAAAATTTGAGGCGATTGTCCTTTCGGCGTGCGTGCAGGTTTCGCTTGACTTGAACAAGCTGGCAACTGATTTGCAATTGTTTTCCATGCCTGAATTCGGCTATTTTGAATTGCCTGAAGAATTGTGCACCGGCTCAAGCATAATGCCGCAGAAAAAGAATCCTGACGTTCTGGAACTGGTGCGCGCCAAAAGCCATGTCGTGCAAGGCGAATTGTTCAAGGTCCTCGGCATTGTCTCGAACCTGCCTTCAGGCTACAACCGCGATTTCCAGCTCACGAAAGAACCGTTCTTCAACGGCCTTGAAACAACGAAAGCTTCATTGCAGGTCATGGCATTGGCTGTTTCAAAGCTGAAGGTTGACAAGTGGAAGTGCGAGAATGCCCTCACAGCCGAATTGTTTGCAACCGAAAACGCCTTGAAAAAGGCGAAAGCCGGAATGCCGTTCCGCGAAGCGTACAAGGAAGCGGCGAAGGAACTGCTTGAAGGTAAAGGCAAGGCGAAAGGTGAATGA
- the argF gene encoding ornithine carbamoyltransferase gives MAKDGKAVKKTSAIDFLTGKELSPKQAEKLLDLAVNVKKNPAKFSGALKNKTLAMLFQKTSTRTRMSFEAGMTRLGGHAIFLDWRTTNLALGALKDEVKSMERYSDILMARVFKHEDILAIAEASSKPVINGLCDKWHPCQALADYLTVKEKLGKVKGKKIAFVGDGNNVCNSLIVIGALLGAKVSIATPKGFEPSQDAVSFAKGLGAELFICNDASLAAKGADVVYTDTWVSMGQEADAQKKNEAFKPFQVTREILGNAYFMHCLPAHRGYEMTDEVIDSPKSIVFDQAENRMHAQNALILWMLGKAKI, from the coding sequence ATGGCGAAGGATGGCAAGGCTGTAAAAAAAACCAGTGCAATTGATTTTTTGACCGGCAAGGAATTGTCGCCGAAGCAGGCTGAAAAGCTTTTGGATTTGGCAGTGAATGTCAAAAAGAATCCGGCAAAATTTTCCGGCGCCTTGAAGAACAAGACTCTTGCAATGCTTTTCCAGAAGACTTCGACGCGCACGCGCATGTCGTTCGAAGCGGGAATGACGCGCCTGGGCGGGCATGCGATTTTCCTGGACTGGCGCACTACAAACCTCGCGCTTGGCGCGCTGAAAGACGAAGTGAAGTCGATGGAACGTTATTCCGACATTCTGATGGCGCGCGTTTTCAAGCATGAGGATATCCTTGCAATAGCAGAGGCCTCGTCAAAGCCGGTCATAAACGGCTTGTGCGACAAATGGCATCCGTGCCAGGCTCTCGCGGACTATTTGACGGTCAAGGAAAAGCTTGGCAAGGTGAAGGGCAAAAAGATTGCGTTCGTCGGCGACGGCAACAATGTGTGCAATTCCCTGATTGTGATTGGCGCCTTGCTGGGGGCAAAGGTTTCCATTGCAACGCCCAAGGGATTTGAGCCTTCGCAGGACGCGGTTTCGTTCGCAAAAGGCCTTGGCGCCGAACTGTTCATTTGCAATGATGCTAGCCTGGCGGCGAAAGGCGCGGACGTCGTTTACACTGACACCTGGGTTTCAATGGGCCAGGAAGCGGATGCGCAGAAAAAGAACGAGGCGTTCAAGCCGTTCCAGGTGACAAGGGAAATTCTTGGCAATGCTTACTTCATGCACTGCCTGCCGGCGCACCGCGGCTATGAGATGACAGACGAAGTGATTGACTCGCCCAAGTCGATTGTTTTCGACCAGGCGGAGAACCGCATGCATGCGCAAAATGCTTTGATTCTTTGGATGCTTGGAAAGGCAAAAATTTAA
- the argJ gene encoding bifunctional glutamate N-acetyltransferase/amino-acid acetyltransferase ArgJ, with amino-acid sequence MKMASFRVLDGKGITCVKGIKAVGKFAGIKSSRKDFCVVASDAPAAMAAVFTQNTARAPPVILGLERLKHGKCQALNVVSGVANAGTGKEGLKNAKLQAKLLADELGISEKLAMVGSTGIIGKQMPMAKIESAMNGVKGELSDSEKAGMSAVEAIMTTDTKPKFIAVQANGFAVAGMAKGSGMIAPNMATMLCYIFTDAAVGQNDLQAGLSKAVEKSFNCISVDACESTNDTVLLLANGLSGKRPSQKEFQEALDFVCLDLAKKIVLDGEGASKMFSATVRGARDFGKAKEMALAIVKSDLVKTAVFGNDPNWGRVLQAIGQTRIPFEMETLAIFFGKVQVVKNGLAADFNLQAAQTEMSKSGFEIIVIAGNGKGEATAYGCDLTEGYIKVNAEYPT; translated from the coding sequence ATGAAAATGGCAAGCTTCAGGGTTTTGGATGGAAAAGGCATTACCTGCGTGAAAGGCATAAAGGCTGTAGGAAAGTTTGCGGGCATCAAGTCGAGCCGCAAGGACTTCTGCGTTGTCGCTTCAGATGCGCCCGCCGCAATGGCCGCTGTTTTCACGCAGAACACCGCGCGCGCGCCGCCCGTCATTCTCGGCTTGGAGCGCCTGAAGCATGGAAAATGCCAGGCATTGAATGTCGTTTCCGGCGTAGCGAATGCAGGCACCGGAAAGGAAGGCTTGAAAAACGCAAAACTGCAGGCGAAACTTCTGGCTGATGAACTTGGCATTTCTGAAAAGCTTGCCATGGTGGGTTCGACCGGCATTATCGGAAAGCAGATGCCCATGGCAAAAATCGAGTCCGCGATGAATGGCGTGAAAGGCGAATTGTCTGATTCGGAGAAGGCGGGGATGTCTGCGGTTGAGGCGATTATGACAACTGACACGAAGCCGAAGTTCATTGCGGTCCAGGCGAACGGTTTTGCCGTTGCGGGCATGGCGAAGGGTTCCGGCATGATCGCGCCCAATATGGCGACAATGCTTTGCTACATTTTCACGGACGCCGCCGTTGGGCAGAATGATTTGCAGGCAGGCCTTTCAAAGGCTGTTGAAAAAAGCTTCAACTGCATTTCCGTTGACGCGTGCGAGTCGACAAACGATACCGTGCTATTGCTTGCGAACGGCCTGTCCGGAAAAAGGCCTTCGCAAAAGGAATTTCAGGAAGCATTGGATTTTGTCTGCCTGGATCTGGCTAAAAAAATCGTTTTGGATGGGGAAGGCGCAAGCAAGATGTTTTCCGCGACAGTCAGGGGTGCAAGGGATTTTGGCAAGGCGAAGGAAATGGCTCTGGCCATTGTAAAGTCAGACCTTGTCAAGACCGCGGTTTTCGGCAACGACCCGAACTGGGGGCGCGTTTTGCAGGCAATCGGCCAGACGCGCATTCCATTCGAAATGGAAACGCTTGCCATTTTTTTCGGAAAGGTTCAGGTTGTGAAAAACGGCCTTGCCGCGGACTTCAATCTGCAGGCAGCGCAGACGGAAATGTCGAAAAGCGGTTTTGAGATTATCGTGATTGCGGGCAACGGAAAAGGCGAGGCAACCGCTTACGGCTGCGATCTGACTGAAGGCTACATCAAGGTCAATGCGGAGTACCCGACCTGA